A genomic segment from Streptomyces sp. NBC_00459 encodes:
- a CDS encoding response regulator transcription factor, translated as MRLLIVEDEKRLALSLAKGLTAEGYAVDVVHDGREGLHRATETPYDLVILDIMLPGLNGYRVCAALRAAGHDVPILMLTAKDGEYDEAEGLDTGADDYLTKPFSYVVLVARVKALLRRRGSAGASPVRTVGELTVDTAAHRVHVGDSEVTLTAKEFAVLEQFVLRAGEVVSKAQILEHVWDFAYDGDPNIVEVYVSTLRRKLGAPLIRTVRGAGYRLEVPR; from the coding sequence ATGCGACTGTTGATCGTCGAGGACGAGAAGCGACTGGCCCTGTCGCTCGCCAAGGGCCTGACCGCCGAGGGATACGCCGTGGATGTCGTCCACGACGGCCGCGAGGGCCTGCACCGGGCCACCGAGACGCCGTACGACCTGGTGATCCTCGACATCATGCTGCCCGGCCTCAACGGCTACCGCGTCTGCGCGGCCCTGCGCGCCGCCGGCCACGACGTACCGATCCTCATGCTCACCGCCAAGGACGGCGAGTACGACGAGGCGGAGGGCCTCGACACCGGCGCCGACGACTATCTGACCAAGCCCTTCTCCTACGTCGTCCTGGTCGCCCGGGTGAAGGCGCTGCTGCGCCGACGTGGGTCGGCGGGTGCCTCGCCCGTCCGTACGGTCGGCGAGCTGACGGTCGACACCGCGGCCCACCGCGTCCACGTCGGCGACAGCGAGGTCACCCTCACGGCGAAGGAGTTCGCCGTACTGGAGCAGTTCGTCCTGCGGGCCGGCGAGGTGGTGTCCAAGGCGCAGATCCTGGAGCACGTCTGGGACTTCGCGTACGACGGCGACCCGAACATCGTCGAGGTGTACGTCAGCACACTGCGCCGGAAGCTCGGCGCCCCGCTGATCCGTACCGTGCGCGGCGCCGGATACCGGCTGGAGGTGCCGCGGTGA
- a CDS encoding sensor histidine kinase, translating to MRRALGSVRARATLGATVVVAVALVAAGTAVLLSLWSNLSGQAGTQAERTARAVAADLAAGTAYGELSLDADDRPVQVVDAAGRLVAASEDLERISGTGVAAVRPQAPASTADGHDGSGAGEDEDDGSLSPGEIDEDVSFTDGSATVEGDEADYRFATVRVEVDDKGTLTVHAGAPLSAEQSAVSTALTVMLIGFPLLLGVVAGVTWLVTRRALRPVEGIRAEMAAITASEDLARRVPVPDTHDEVARLARTTNETLAALETSVERQRRFVADASHELRSPIASLRTQLEVGAAHPELLDVDGAVEDTVRLQRLAADLLLLARLDAGERPADARFDLAEVVREQAEGRAGLTVEAGAVEVAGSRTQLGRLVANLLDNAQRHARSAVTVSVRREEGRAVVQVADDGDGVPVDDRERVFERFVRLDAARSRDDGGAGLGLAIARDVAVRHGGTLTVREATVGGALFELRLPVI from the coding sequence GTGAGACGCGCTCTCGGCTCCGTACGGGCCCGGGCGACCCTCGGCGCCACCGTCGTGGTCGCCGTCGCGCTGGTCGCCGCCGGGACCGCCGTCCTGCTCTCCCTGTGGTCCAACCTCAGCGGCCAGGCCGGTACCCAGGCGGAGCGGACCGCGCGGGCGGTCGCCGCCGACCTGGCGGCCGGGACGGCGTACGGCGAACTGTCGCTCGACGCCGACGACCGGCCCGTACAGGTCGTCGACGCCGCCGGACGGCTGGTCGCGGCCAGCGAGGACCTGGAGCGGATCAGCGGCACGGGTGTGGCGGCCGTGCGCCCGCAGGCGCCGGCGTCCACGGCCGACGGCCATGACGGCAGCGGGGCCGGGGAAGACGAGGACGACGGCTCACTCTCGCCCGGCGAGATCGACGAGGACGTCTCCTTCACCGACGGGTCGGCGACCGTCGAGGGCGACGAGGCCGACTACCGGTTCGCGACCGTGCGGGTCGAGGTCGACGACAAGGGCACACTCACCGTCCACGCCGGCGCGCCGCTCTCCGCCGAACAGAGCGCCGTCAGCACCGCGCTGACCGTCATGTTGATCGGGTTCCCGCTGCTCCTCGGCGTCGTCGCGGGCGTCACCTGGCTGGTCACCCGGCGCGCGCTGCGCCCCGTCGAGGGCATCCGGGCCGAGATGGCCGCGATCACGGCCTCCGAGGACCTCGCCCGGCGCGTCCCGGTGCCGGACACGCACGACGAGGTGGCCAGGCTCGCCCGGACCACGAACGAGACACTCGCCGCCCTGGAGACCTCCGTGGAACGCCAGCGCCGGTTCGTCGCCGACGCCTCGCACGAACTGCGCAGCCCCATCGCCTCCCTGCGCACCCAGCTCGAAGTCGGCGCCGCACACCCGGAGTTGCTGGACGTGGACGGGGCTGTCGAGGACACCGTACGGCTGCAGCGGCTCGCCGCCGATCTGCTGCTGCTCGCCCGGCTGGACGCGGGGGAGCGGCCCGCAGACGCGCGCTTCGACCTCGCGGAGGTGGTCCGCGAACAGGCGGAGGGCCGGGCCGGACTGACGGTCGAGGCAGGTGCCGTGGAAGTGGCCGGCTCCCGGACGCAGTTGGGGCGGCTGGTCGCCAATCTGCTGGACAACGCGCAGCGGCACGCCCGGTCGGCGGTCACCGTGTCCGTGCGGCGGGAGGAAGGTCGGGCCGTGGTCCAGGTCGCCGACGACGGGGACGGGGTGCCCGTGGACGACCGGGAGCGGGTCTTCGAGCGGTTCGTACGGCTCGACGCCGCCCGCAGCCGCGACGACGGCGGTGCCGGGCTCGGACTGGCCATCGCCCGGGACGTCGCCGTACGGCACGGCGGCACGCTGACCGTGCGTGAGGCGACCGTGGGCGGAGCCCTGTTCGAGCTCCGCCTGCCGGTCATCTGA
- a CDS encoding MarR family winged helix-turn-helix transcriptional regulator has protein sequence METETATSWLTDAEQCAWRTHLEVNRLLAYQLEKDLQPFGLTMNDYEILVNLSESEDVRMRMSDLASATLQSKSRLSHQITRMENANLVRRENCESDRRGLYAVLTEQGMETMNKVAPHHVASVRRHFIDLLTPEALAELSTSLKPIAQHLRGHQGRP, from the coding sequence ATGGAGACCGAGACGGCCACAAGCTGGCTGACCGACGCGGAGCAGTGCGCCTGGCGCACCCACCTGGAGGTCAACAGGTTGTTGGCATACCAGCTCGAAAAGGACCTGCAACCGTTCGGCCTGACGATGAACGACTACGAGATCCTCGTGAACCTCTCCGAATCCGAAGACGTGCGCATGCGGATGAGCGACCTCGCGTCCGCCACCCTCCAGTCCAAGAGCCGGCTCTCCCACCAGATCACCCGCATGGAGAACGCGAACCTGGTCCGCCGCGAGAACTGCGAGTCCGACCGGCGGGGCCTGTACGCGGTGCTCACCGAGCAGGGCATGGAGACGATGAACAAGGTCGCGCCCCATCATGTGGCATCCGTCCGGCGGCACTTCATCGATCTGCTGACCCCGGAGGCACTGGCCGAGCTCAGCACGTCGCTCAAGCCGATCGCGCAGCACCTGCGCGGCCACCAGGGCCGGCCGTAG
- a CDS encoding AIM24 family protein: MTLPSDDNVNNYTFCVELKGSQWFLQKGKMIAYYGSIDFNGIGHGRLDRLVRTSFHSPLHASDWVVAEGSGKMLLADRAFDVNSYDLEEGNLTIRSGNLLAFQPTLALKQSIVPGFLTLIGTGKFVAASNGPVVFMEPPIRVDPQALVGWADCPSPCHHYDHGYMTGLMGGLRAMTGIGGASGEEHQFEFVGAGTVLLQSSETLMAEQATGMVPHEPGVPGGGGAPAGHPQQPGAPRLPGQLGDLQRRFGL; encoded by the coding sequence ATGACGCTGCCGTCGGACGACAACGTCAACAACTACACCTTCTGCGTGGAGCTCAAGGGGAGCCAGTGGTTCCTGCAGAAGGGGAAGATGATCGCCTACTACGGCTCGATCGACTTCAACGGCATCGGACATGGCCGTCTGGACCGTCTTGTCCGTACGTCTTTTCATTCGCCTCTGCACGCGAGCGACTGGGTCGTCGCCGAGGGTTCGGGCAAGATGCTCCTCGCCGACCGGGCCTTCGACGTGAATTCGTATGATTTGGAGGAGGGCAACCTGACCATTCGCTCGGGCAACCTTCTCGCTTTTCAGCCAACTCTCGCGCTCAAGCAGTCGATCGTGCCGGGCTTCCTCACCCTCATCGGAACGGGCAAGTTCGTGGCCGCCTCGAACGGCCCGGTGGTGTTCATGGAACCCCCGATCCGGGTGGACCCGCAGGCCCTGGTCGGCTGGGCCGACTGCCCCTCCCCCTGCCACCACTACGACCACGGGTACATGACGGGCCTGATGGGCGGTCTACGTGCGATGACGGGCATCGGCGGGGCCTCCGGCGAGGAGCACCAGTTCGAGTTCGTCGGGGCCGGCACGGTACTGCTCCAGTCCAGCGAGACACTGATGGCCGAGCAGGCCACGGGGATGGTTCCGCACGAGCCCGGGGTGCCCGGTGGCGGCGGGGCCCCCGCAGGTCATCCACAGCAACCGGGGGCACCGCGTCTTCCCGGACAGCTCGGTGACCTCCAGCGTCGCTTCGGGCTGTGA
- a CDS encoding AIM24 family protein — MPFREINSKMVEATLMPGQRVFSQRGAMLAYKGEVSFTPNLQGGQGGIMSMIGRRVANEATPLMTVEGSGTVLFGHGGHHIQVISLTGDTLCVEADRLLAFDGTLQQGTMFMGSQGGVMGMVRGQVTGQGLFTTTLKGHGSVAVMAHGGVIEVPITPQRPVHVDPQAYVAHHGDVRNKLSTALGWRDMVGRGSGEAFQLELSGSGAVYVQASEEKL, encoded by the coding sequence ATGCCCTTCCGTGAGATCAACTCCAAGATGGTCGAGGCGACCCTCATGCCCGGCCAGCGCGTCTTCAGCCAGCGCGGGGCGATGCTCGCCTACAAGGGCGAGGTGTCCTTCACGCCCAACCTGCAGGGCGGCCAGGGCGGGATCATGTCGATGATCGGCCGCCGGGTCGCCAATGAGGCCACCCCGCTGATGACCGTCGAGGGCAGCGGCACCGTCCTCTTCGGGCACGGCGGCCACCACATCCAGGTCATCAGCCTCACCGGTGACACGCTGTGCGTCGAGGCGGACCGTCTCCTCGCCTTCGACGGCACGCTCCAGCAGGGCACGATGTTCATGGGCTCGCAGGGCGGCGTCATGGGCATGGTCCGGGGACAGGTGACGGGCCAGGGGCTGTTCACCACCACCCTCAAGGGGCACGGCTCGGTCGCCGTCATGGCGCACGGCGGGGTGATCGAGGTGCCGATCACGCCCCAGCGCCCGGTCCACGTCGACCCGCAGGCGTATGTCGCGCACCACGGCGACGTCCGCAACAAGCTGTCCACCGCGCTCGGCTGGCGCGACATGGTGGGCCGCGGCTCGGGCGAGGCGTTCCAGCTGGAGCTCAGTGGCAGTGGTGCGGTGTACGTCCAGGCGTCGGAGGAGAAGCTGTGA
- a CDS encoding AIM24 family protein — translation MFRLQGSKVLAIDMTGDAVKAKNGSMVAYDGQMDFKKLSGGGEGIRGMVTRRITGEQMTLMEVKGHGTCWFADRASEINLVGLQGDKLYVESSNLLATDSGLRTGTSFTGMRGASQGNGLFTTTVEGHGQAAIMSDGPAVVLRVSPQFPLTVDPGAYIAHQGNVRQSFQSGVTFRTLMGEGGGEAFQIRFEGDGLVYVQPSERNTIAGDV, via the coding sequence ATGTTTCGACTTCAAGGCAGCAAGGTGCTGGCCATCGACATGACCGGGGACGCCGTCAAGGCGAAGAACGGCTCGATGGTGGCGTACGACGGGCAGATGGACTTCAAGAAGCTCAGCGGCGGCGGTGAGGGCATCCGGGGGATGGTCACCCGGCGGATCACCGGCGAGCAGATGACACTGATGGAGGTGAAGGGACACGGCACGTGCTGGTTCGCCGACCGCGCCTCCGAGATCAACCTTGTCGGCCTCCAGGGGGACAAGCTGTACGTCGAGTCGAGCAACCTGCTGGCGACCGACTCGGGCCTGCGCACGGGCACGTCCTTCACCGGCATGCGCGGCGCCTCGCAGGGCAACGGCCTGTTCACGACGACCGTCGAGGGACACGGCCAGGCGGCGATCATGTCGGACGGGCCGGCGGTGGTGCTGCGCGTCAGCCCGCAGTTCCCGCTGACGGTCGACCCGGGGGCGTACATCGCGCACCAGGGCAACGTCCGACAGTCCTTCCAGTCCGGCGTGACGTTCCGCACGCTCATGGGCGAGGGCGGCGGCGAGGCCTTCCAGATCCGCTTCGAGGGCGACGGCCTGGTGTACGTCCAGCCCAGTGAGCGCAACACGATCGCCGGGGATGTGTGA
- a CDS encoding DUF3817 domain-containing protein: MDIKTASALRRLRLVSAPEAVSFLLLLVCSVLKRTTDFNAVPVMGAVHGILFILYVIFWADAWNRAKWPLRTAALYFLLSVLPTGGFFAERRLRRETEDAVDAVIASRARQEQDGVAKA, from the coding sequence GTGGACATCAAGACCGCCTCCGCCCTCCGCCGCCTGCGCCTGGTCTCGGCCCCCGAAGCCGTTTCCTTCCTCCTCCTGCTGGTCTGCTCGGTGCTGAAGCGGACCACGGACTTCAACGCGGTGCCCGTCATGGGCGCGGTCCACGGAATCCTCTTCATCCTCTACGTGATCTTCTGGGCGGACGCCTGGAACCGCGCCAAGTGGCCCCTGAGGACCGCCGCCCTCTACTTCCTCCTCTCCGTCCTCCCGACCGGCGGTTTCTTCGCCGAGCGCAGGCTGCGCCGCGAGACCGAGGACGCGGTCGACGCAGTCATCGCCTCCCGTGCGCGCCAGGAACAGGACGGGGTGGCCAAGGCATGA
- a CDS encoding MTH1187 family thiamine-binding protein, with amino-acid sequence MIVAFSVTPLGVGEDVGEYVADAVRVVRESGLPNRTDAMFTSIEGDWDEVMDVVRRAVAAVEKRAPRVSLVLKADIRPGVTDGLTSKVETVERHLSP; translated from the coding sequence ATGATCGTCGCCTTCTCCGTGACGCCTCTCGGCGTCGGCGAGGACGTGGGGGAGTACGTCGCCGACGCCGTCCGCGTCGTCCGCGAATCCGGCCTCCCCAACCGCACCGACGCCATGTTCACGTCCATCGAGGGCGACTGGGACGAGGTCATGGACGTCGTCAGACGTGCCGTCGCCGCCGTCGAGAAACGCGCGCCGCGCGTCTCCCTCGTCCTCAAGGCGGACATCCGCCCCGGAGTGACCGACGGTCTGACCTCCAAGGTGGAGACGGTGGAGCGCCACCTCTCCCCATGA
- a CDS encoding glycosyltransferase family 2 protein: protein MRPEGYDYDTHSRLAGPLSEAPAGSPYQVRYVSLLSREPRRIRAVLLMTLAPLLTGALLVYLVWPTHWVEREAGERWMVDLDIVMLVAIGLIELFMVVNVVSIAHATMVARDPVPVEPESGTRVAFLTTYVPGKEPLAMVRATLEGATRVHHTGPLDVWLLDEGDDEQARALCAELGVRHFSRHGVPEWNRDKGVHKARTKHGNYNAWIAMHGDEYDFYASVDTDHVPLPNFLERMTGFFRDPDVAFVVGPQVYGNYAHPVTKAAESQQFLFHALIQRAGNRYRAPMFVGTNNVVRIAAVRQIGGLCDSITEDMATGFELHRRRNPLTGHHWRSVYTPDVLAVGEGPASWTDFFTQQMRWSRGTYETLFKQYWKAPFTMPPGRLFSYTLMLVYYPMTAVNWFLGILSCFLFLWFGASGTQVAASVWLMLYSDAAALQIGLYLWNRRHNVSPHEPEGSGGLAGMAMSALSAPIYLKSFGAALLRRPSRFVVTPKGGDASPDRLLTFRVHLFWAAFLATSLVASVHLGHTHVAMRTWAVLAMAISLAPVGVWIATRLKNRREARESRESRESRECEEPAIATGAVAPVSSTPTGGN from the coding sequence GTGCGGCCGGAGGGCTACGACTACGACACCCACAGCCGACTCGCCGGACCCCTCAGCGAGGCCCCGGCCGGATCCCCGTACCAGGTGCGGTACGTCTCGCTCCTGTCCCGCGAGCCACGCCGAATACGCGCCGTCCTGCTCATGACCCTCGCGCCCCTGCTCACCGGCGCCCTGCTCGTCTACCTCGTCTGGCCCACCCACTGGGTGGAGCGCGAGGCCGGTGAGAGATGGATGGTCGATCTCGACATCGTGATGCTCGTCGCCATCGGGCTGATCGAGCTGTTCATGGTCGTCAACGTGGTGTCCATCGCCCACGCCACGATGGTCGCCCGCGACCCCGTCCCCGTAGAACCCGAGTCCGGCACCCGCGTCGCCTTCCTCACCACGTACGTCCCCGGCAAGGAACCCCTCGCGATGGTCCGGGCCACCCTGGAAGGCGCGACCCGCGTCCACCACACCGGCCCCCTGGACGTCTGGCTCCTCGACGAGGGCGACGACGAGCAGGCCAGGGCGCTCTGCGCCGAGCTGGGCGTACGGCACTTCAGCCGGCACGGGGTCCCCGAGTGGAACCGGGACAAGGGCGTCCACAAGGCCCGTACCAAACACGGCAACTACAACGCGTGGATCGCCATGCACGGCGACGAGTACGACTTCTACGCCTCCGTGGACACCGACCACGTCCCGCTCCCCAACTTCCTGGAGCGGATGACGGGCTTCTTCCGCGACCCGGACGTCGCCTTCGTCGTCGGCCCCCAGGTGTACGGGAACTACGCCCACCCCGTCACCAAGGCCGCCGAGTCGCAGCAGTTCCTCTTCCACGCGCTCATCCAGCGCGCCGGCAACCGCTACCGGGCCCCCATGTTCGTCGGCACCAACAACGTCGTACGCATCGCGGCCGTCAGACAGATCGGCGGACTGTGCGACTCCATCACCGAGGACATGGCCACGGGGTTCGAACTGCACCGCCGCCGCAATCCGCTCACCGGGCACCACTGGCGGTCCGTCTACACGCCCGACGTGCTCGCCGTCGGCGAGGGACCCGCCTCCTGGACCGACTTCTTCACCCAGCAGATGCGGTGGTCGCGCGGCACGTACGAGACGCTCTTCAAGCAGTACTGGAAGGCGCCCTTCACCATGCCCCCGGGCCGGCTCTTCTCGTACACGCTCATGCTCGTCTACTACCCGATGACCGCCGTCAACTGGTTCCTCGGCATTCTGAGCTGCTTCCTCTTCCTCTGGTTCGGGGCCTCCGGCACCCAGGTCGCCGCCTCCGTCTGGCTGATGCTCTACAGCGACGCCGCCGCCCTCCAGATCGGGCTGTACCTGTGGAACCGGCGGCACAACGTCTCGCCCCACGAGCCCGAGGGCTCCGGTGGGCTCGCCGGCATGGCGATGTCGGCGCTCTCCGCGCCGATCTACCTGAAGTCCTTCGGCGCGGCCCTGCTCCGCCGCCCCAGCCGGTTCGTCGTCACGCCCAAGGGTGGGGACGCCAGCCCCGACCGGCTGCTCACCTTCCGCGTCCACCTCTTCTGGGCCGCGTTCCTGGCGACCTCGCTCGTCGCCTCCGTCCATCTCGGCCACACCCATGTGGCCATGCGCACCTGGGCCGTCCTCGCCATGGCGATCTCCCTTGCCCCGGTCGGGGTGTGGATCGCCACCCGCCTCAAGAACCGCAGGGAAGCCAGGGAGAGCAGAGAAAGCAGAGAAAGCAGGGAGTGCGAGGAACCGGCGATCGCCACCGGCGCCGTCGCCCCGGTCTCCAGCACCCCGACAGGAGGCAACTAG